Proteins found in one Lachancea thermotolerans CBS 6340 chromosome C complete sequence genomic segment:
- a CDS encoding KLTH0C00440p (some similarities with uniprot|P32768 Saccharomyces cerevisiae YAR050W FLO1 Lectin-like protein involved in flocculation): protein MVRHLIRIDTTTSYANMSWQTLCLTVSALLLNAVCAKDLGNVFTSLSFVGYSDYNYAVDKVWRADLDFAITPEMNVQMGDTFQLVAPNVLKFYPSRTIGSSGYVEIKDASGSIIANCLIQNGFHASAQSTLDCSISKTDIYKASGSLSIDFVVNFGGSADSTALKAASSVSKGKNTLTWNGLSATANFNLPGSFTSVSSSNFKSYDTLFPNRDNLQESFYLGNTCSSTFSDTIKISYSGTPSNNGQLASCSDIQVHIAKSFNDFNMPVEARALSSNSYTLSCSGSSITVTASNIPAGYHIFINANQLMDRSISNVQYVNRYTESMVCNGKTSTNQYPRSITFVGGSAEGWGSQETLQWYTTTTGWTGSYTTTVTSTTPVIGTDGALTPEPIIVIETPTKALTSTTYTPWGGSETVTYSTATTTFTGPDGIPTTETIYYVETPTVGIESTTYTPWTGSETVTYNTETTTFTGSDGVPTTETIYYVETPTVGTESTTYTPWTGSETVTFSTETTTFTGSDGVPTTETIYYVETPTVGTESTTYTPWTGSETVTFSTETTTFTGSDGVPTTETIYYVETPTVGIESTTYTPWTGTETSTFSTETTTFTGSDGVPTTETIYYVETPTVGTESTTYTPWTGSETVTFSTETTTFTGSDGVPTTETIYYVETPTVGTESTIYTPWTGTETSTFSTETTTFTGSDGVPTTETIYYVETPTVGTESTTYTPWTGSETVTFSTETTTFTGSDGVPTTETIYYVETPTVGTESTTYTPWTGSETVTFSTETTTFTGSDGVPTTETIYYVETPTVGTESTIYTPWTGTETSTFSTETTTFTGSDGVPTTETIYYVETPTVGTESTTYTPWTGSETVTFSTETTTFTGSDGVPTTETIYYVETPTVGTESTTYTPWTGSETVTFSTETTTFTGSDGVPTTETIYYVETPTVGTESTIYTPWTGSETVTFSTETTTFTGSDGVPTTETIYYVETPSVGTESTIYTPWTGTETSTFSTETTTFTGSDGVPTTETIYYVETPTVGTESTTYTPWTGSETVTFSTETTTFTGSDGVPTTETIYYVETPTVGTESTIYTPWTGTETSTFSTETTTFTGSDGVPTTETIYYVETPTVGTESTTYTPWTGSETVTFSTETTTFTGSDGVPTTETIYYVETPTVGTESTIYTPWTGTETSTFSTETTTFTGSDGVPTTETIYYVETPTVGTESTIYTPWTGTETSTFSTETTTFTGSDGVPTTETIYYVETPTVGTESTTYTPWTGSETVTFSTETTTFTGSDGVPTTETIYYVETPTVGTESTTYTPWTGSETVTFSTETTTFTGSDGIPTTETIYYVETPTVGTESTIYTPWTGSETVTFSTETTTFTGSDGVPTTETIYYVETPSVGTESTIYTPWTGTETSTFSTETTTFTGSDGVPTTETIYYVETPTVGTESTTYTPWTGSETVTFSTETTTFTGSDGVPTTETIYYVETPTVGTESTIYTPWTGSETVTFSTETTTFTGSDGVPTTETIYYVETPSVGTESTIYTPWTGTETSTFSTETTTFTGSDGVPTTETIYYVETPTVGTESTTYTPWTGSETVTFSTETTTFTGSDGVPTTETIYYVETPTVGTESTIYTPWTGTETSTFSTETTTFTGSDGVPTTETIYYVETPTVGTESTIYTPWTGTETSTFSTETTTFTGSDGVPTTETIYYVETPTVGTESTTYTPWTGSETVTFSTETTTFTGSDGVPTTETIYYVETPTVGTESTTYTPWTGSETVTFSTETTTFTGSDGVPTTETIYYVETPTVGTESTIYTPWTGSETVTFSTETTTFTGSDGVPTTETIYYVETPTVGIESTTYTPWTGTETSTFSTETTTFTGSDGVPTTETIYYVETTTVGTESTIYTPWTGTETSTFSTETTTFTGSDGVPTTETIYYVETPTVGTESTIYTPWTGTETSTFSTETTTFTGSDGVPTTETIYYVETPTVGIESTTYTSWTGRFTSTYSTDVLTFTGSNGVHTTETLYYVETPNLPFFPNTSVIFSTSTASVPTQISTSSTVSISTPTVASTSGTSVLSSTSSFEGSSSSEMTSMPTVSSSATSVPESSSSYPSSNSLLSSTHSYSQESSVTTLASTTFGESSSSSSAITASFETKPLTSPEPSTSSSSSSSVFSLATETITHESSTTVLTYGSTTTLMPSSSSVLSSASSGTNSDVTSTSTERSSFSPSSSFVEIRPSSTLSASTETSPFGTTTSTADRSSHTTTSASTATSLTDSQTFSAPGPSSPVISVTTETVTESGSTTVVVSTSTSESDTSSPSSSSSASIQSTSTILTSTEPTTSAPSSSASTVTSDRTETTFAESTPASSSGITSTTGVTETASEERSVTPSSATASASLGWMSSERPVGSTTTEPAQLSSSMVTPVESAASSGTSSGQASVTTSDIVTPLESNTLSGTSSTVTPAITTGTPSSTASVTSEQRSSLTTSSSAIISLSTASVSQSSTLQSVSTYEGAANKLGLGLLFALPLALI, encoded by the coding sequence ATGGTACGACATCTCATTAGAATTGATACCACGACCTCTTACGCGAACATGAGCTGGCAAACATTGTGTCTTACAGTGTCAGCACTCCTGCTGAACGCTGTTTGCGCAAAGGACCTCGGCAATGTTTTCACAAGCCTCAGCTTTGTAGGCTATTCAGACTACAACTATGCTGTGGACAAGGTATGGCGCGCGGACCTTGACTTCGCAATTACTCCTGAGATGAACGTTCAGATGGGCGACACCTTCCAGTTGGTGGCTCCTAACGTCTTGAAATTCTACCCTAGTAGAACTATTGGTAGTTCAGGGTATGTCGAAATTAAGGATGCTAGTGGCTCGATTATTGCCAACTGTTTGATTCAAAATGGCTTCCACGCTTCGGCTCAATCTACTCTGGACTGTTCAATCAGTAAGACGGACATTTACAAAGCTAGCGGTTCCCTCTCTATTGACTTTGTCGTCAACTTCGGTGGTTCTGCAGACTCAACTGCGCTGAAGGCTGCCAGCAGTGTCTCCAAAGGCAAGAACACTCTCACCTGGAATGGCTTGAGCGCAACCGCCAACTTTAACCTCCCAGGCAGTTTTACTTCTGTGAGCTCTagcaacttcaaaagctaCGATACCCTTTTTCCCAACCGTGACAACCTGCAGGAATCTTTTTACTTGGGTAACACCTGCAGTTCTACGTTCTCCGACACCATCAAAATCAGTTATAGCGGTACTCCAAGCAACAACGGTCAGCTGGCTTCTTGCAGCGATATTCAAGTTCATATCGCAAAGTCTTTCAATGACTTCAACATGCCAGTCGAGGCCAGGGCTCTTTCCTCAAACTCTTACACGCTCTCATGCTCCGGGAGCTCCATTACAGTTACTGCTAGCAACATTCCAGCTGGGTACcacatcttcatcaacgcAAATCAGTTAATGGACCGCTCTATTTCCAATGTTCAATATGTTAACAGATACACCGAGAGCATGGTTTGCAACGGTAAAACAAGTACAAACCAATACCCTCGTAGTATCACCTTTGTCGGTGGTTCCGCTGAGGGTTGGGGCTCTCAAGAAACTCTCCAATGGTATACCACGACTACAGGGTGGACTGGAAGTTACACCACTACTGTTACCTCGACAACTCCTGTCATTGGTACGGATGGTGCCTTGACTCCTGAGCCTATCATTGTTATTGAGACTCCTACTAAAGCTTTGACTTCCACGACTTATACCCCTTGGGGCGGTTCCGAAACTGTGACATACTCAACCGCGACCACTACATTCACTGGTCCTGACGGCatcccaaccactgagacgatctactacgtcgagaccccaaCTGTTGGTATTGAGTCCACCACCTACACTccatggactggctccgagactgttACCTACAACACCGAGACtactaccttcactggatctgacggtGTTCCAACTACTGAGACtatctactacgtcgagactccaactgttggcactgagtccACCacctacaccccatggactggctccgagactgtgactttctctactgagaccaccaccttcacgggctccgacggtgtcccaaccactgagacgatctactacgtcgagactccaactgttggcactgagtctactacctacaccccatggactggctccgagactgtgactttctctactgagaccaccaccttcacgggctccgacggcgtcccaaccactgagacgatctactacgtcgagaccccaaCTGTTGGTATTGAGTCCACCACCTACACTCCATGGACCGGTACTGAgacctccactttctccaccgagactaccaccttcactggctccgacggcgtcccaaccactgagacgatctactacgtcgagactccaactgttggcactgagtctactacctacaccccatggactggctccgagactgtgactttctctactgagaccaccaccttcacggGCTCCGACGGTGTCCCAACTACTGAGACtatctactacgtcgagactccaactgttggcactgagtctaccatctacaccccatggaccggtactgagacctccactttctccaccgagactaccaccttcactggttccgacggcgtcccaaccactgagacgatctactacgtcgagactccaactgttggcactgagtctactacctacaccccatggactggctccgagactgtgactttctctactgagaccaccaccttcacgggctccgacggtgtcccaaccactgagacgatctactacgtcgagactccaactgttggcactgagtctactacctacaccccatggactggctccgagactgtgactttctctactgagaccaccaccttcacgggctccgacggtgtcccaaccactgagacgatctactacgtcgagactccaactgttggcactgagtctaccatctacaccccatggaccggcactgagacctccactttctccaccgagactaccaccttcactggatctgacggcgtcccaaccactgagacgatctactacgtcgagactccaactgttggcactgagtctactacctacaccccatggactggctccgagactgtgactttctctactgagactactaccttcactggatctgacggcgtcccaaccactgagacgatctactacgtcgagactccaactgttggcactgagtctactacctacaccccatggactggctccgagactgtgactttctctactgagaccaccaccttcactggctccgacggcgtcccaaccactgagactatctactacgtcgagactccaactgttggcactgagtctaccatctacaccccatggactggctccgagactgtgactttctctactgagaccaccaccttcacgggctccgacggcgtcccaaccactgagacgatctactacgtcgagactccaagtgttggcactgagtctaccatctacaccccatggaccggcactgagacctccactttctccaccgagactaccaccttcactggctccgacggcgtcccaaccactgagacgatctactacgtcgagactccaactgttggcactgagtctactacctacaccccatggactggctccgagactgtgactttctctactgagaccaccaccttcacggGCTCCGACGGTGTCCCAACTACTGAGACtatctactacgtcgagactccaactgttggcactgagtctaccatctacaccccatggaccggtactgagacctccactttctccaccgagactaccaccttcactggttccgacggcgtcccaaccactgagacgatctactacgtcgagactccaactgttggcactgagtctactacctacaccccatggactggctccgagactgtgactttctctactgagaccaccaccttcacgggctccgacggtgtcccaaccactgagacgatctactacgtcgagactccaactgttggcactgagtctaccatctacaccccatggaccggtactgagacctccactttctccaccgagactaccaccttcactggttccgacggcgtcccaaccactgagacgatctactacgtcgagactccaactgttggcactgagtctaccatctacaccccatggaccggcactgagacctccactttctccaccgagactaccaccttcactggatctgacggcgtcccaaccactgagacgatctactacgtcgagactccaactgttggcactgagtctactacctacaccccatggactggctccgagactgtgactttctctactgagactactaccttcactggatctgacggcgtcccaaccactgagacgatctactacgtcgagactccaactgttggcactgagtctactacctacaccccatggactggctccgagactgtgactttctctactgagaccaccaccttcacgggctccgacggcatcccaaccactgagactatctactacgtcgagactccaactgttggcactgagtctaccatctacaccccatggactggctccgagactgtgactttctctactgagaccaccaccttcacgggctccgacggcgtcccaaccactgagacgatctactacgtcgagactccaagtgttggcactgagtctaccatctacaccccatggaccggcactgagacctccactttctccaccgagactaccaccttcactggctccgacggcgtcccaaccactgagacgatctactacgtcgagactccaactgttggcactgagtctactacctacaccccatggactggctccgagactgtgactttctctactgagaccaccaccttcacggGCTCCGACGGTGTCCCAACTACTGAGACtatctactacgtcgagactccaactgttggcactgagtctaccatctacaccccatggactggctccgagactgtgactttctctactgagaccaccaccttcacgggctccgacggcgtcccaaccactgagacgatctactacgtcgagactccaagtgttggcactgagtctaccatctacaccccatggaccggcactgagacctccactttctccaccgagactaccaccttcactggctccgacggcgtcccaaccactgagacgatctactacgtcgagactccaactgttggcactgagtctactacctacaccccatggactggctccgagactgtgactttctctactgagaccaccaccttcacggGCTCCGACGGTGTCCCAACTACTGAGACtatctactacgtcgagactccaactgttggcactgagtctaccatctacaccccatggaccggtactgagacctccactttctccaccgagactaccaccttcactggttccgacggcgtcccaaccactgagacgatctactacgtcgagactccaactgttggcactgagtctaccatctacaccccatggaccggcactgagacctccactttctccaccgagactaccaccttcactggatctgacggcgtcccaaccactgagacgatctactacgtcgagactccaactgttggcactgagtctactacctacaccccatggactggctccgagactgtgactttctctactgagactactaccttcactggatctgacggcgtcccaaccactgagacgatctactacgtcgagactccaactgttggcactgagtctactacctacaccccatggactggttccgagactgtgactttctctactgagaccaccaccttcacgggctccgacggtgtcccaaccactgagactatctactacgtcgagactccaactgttggcactgagtctaccatctacaccccatggactggctccgagactgtgactttctctactgagaccaccaccttcacgggctccgacggcgtcccaaccactgagacgatctactacgtcgagaccccaaCTGTTGGTATTGAGTCCACCACCTACACTCCATGGACCGGTACTGAgacctccactttctccaccgagactaccaccttcactggcTCCGACGGtgtcccaaccactgagactatctactacgtcgagactacaactgttggcactgagtctaccatctacaccccatggaccggcactgagacctccactttctccaccgagactaccaccttcactggttccgacggcgtcccaaccactgagacgatctactacgtcgagactccaactgttggcactgagtctaccatctacaccccatggaccggcactgagacctccactttctccaccgagactaccaccttcactggctccgacggcgtcccaaccactgagacgatctactacgtcgagactccaactgttggtATCGAGTCTACCACCTACACATCTTGGACAGGCCGTTTCACGAGCACATATTCAACAGATGTTTTGACGTTCACTGGCTCTAACGGTGTTCACACAACGGAGACGTTGTATTATGTGGAGACGCCAAATCTGCCATTCTTCCCTAACACATCCGTGATATTCTCAACCTCCACTGCCTCTGTTCCTACCCAGATCTCGACTTCTTCGACTGTCTCGATATCAACTCCAACGGTAGCTTCCACTTCAGGCACCTCAGTGTTGTCGTCTACATCGTCTTTCGAGGGTTCTTCGAGCTCCGAAATGACGAGCATGCCTACTGTGTCTTCCAGTGCAACCTCGGTCCCAGAATCCAGTAGCTCCTACCCATCATCTAACAGCCTTCTGTCATCGACTCACTCCTACTCCCAGGAATCCTCGGTTACGACTTTGGCTTCAACGACCTTCGGTGaaagctcttccagctccagtGCGAttacagcttcttttgaaacaaagcCATTGACATCTCCAGAGCCTTctacttcaagctcttcaagttcatctGTGTTCTCTTTGGCTACTGAAACTATCACTCACGAGAGTTCAACTACCGTTTTGACTTATGGTTCGACAACCACTTTGATGCCATCAAGCTCGAGTGTTTTGTCAAGTGCTTCCTCTGGAACAAACTCAGATGTCACAAGTACTTCTACCGAGAGAAGCTCATTCAGcccttcaagttctttcgtTGAGATACGGCCATCTAGCACTTTAAGCGCCTCTACTGAGACAAGTCCTTTTGGCACGACAACTTCCACTGCTGACAGAAGCTCTCATACCACAACAAGTGCCTCCACCGCAACAAGCTTGACTGATAGCCAGACTTTCAGCGCGCCGGGGCCTTCATCCCCAGTTATCTCTGTTACGACGGAAACAGTAACCGAAAGCGGCTCAACTACTGTGGTGGTTTCCACGAGCACAAGTGAATCTGACACCAGTTCTCCTTCCAGCAGTTCAAGCGCCTCTATCCAATCCACTTCTACCATTCTAACTTCAACCGAACCAACAACTTCTGCTCCCTCTTCAAGCGCTTCAACCGTTACATCAGACAGAACGGAGACGACTTTCGCTGAGTCTACCCCTGCTTCATCCTCTGGCATCACGTCTACCACCGGTGTGACGGAGACGGCTTCTGAGGAAAGGTCAGTCACCCCTTCGTCTGCCActgcttctgcttcatTGGGTTGGATGTCCAGTGAAAGACCTGTCGGCTCCACAACAACCGAGCCAGCACAGCTTTCATCTAGCATGGTAACTCCTGTTGAGTCTGCCGCGTCATCGGGAACTTCATCTGGTCAGGCTTCTGTCACAACTAGCGATATCGTGACCCCTCTTGAGTCGAACACTTTGTCAGGCACTTCCTCTACAGTGACACCTGCCATCACTACTGGAACCCCAAGTTCTACGGCAAGTGTTACTAGCGAACAGCGCAGTTCTCTAACTACGTCAAGCAGCGCTATTATCTCTCTATCAACGGCGAGCGTCTCTCAGTCATCAACTTTGCAGAGCGTTTCTACTTATGAAGGCGCAGCAAACAAGCTTGGCTTGGGCTTGCTCTTCGCTCTCCCATTGGCATTAATTTGA
- a CDS encoding sugar porter family MFS transporter (highly similar to uniprot|P23585 Saccharomyces cerevisiae YMR011W HXT2 High-affinity glucose transporter of the major facilitator superfamily expression is induced by low levels of glucose and repressed by high levels of glucose), protein MSSSATPMNNRSNNNTDLAIAGTSTNLDSQSATPSNKMSDDAFDIKGSPAAEAHEIPQKPLSEYILVMCLCLMVAFGGFVFGWDTGTISGFVNMTDFKRRFGDYNTTTEEYYLSNVRTGLIVAIFNIGCAVGGLTLGRLGDMQGRRLGLMAVILVYVVGIVIQISASGKWYQYFIGRIVSGLGVGGIAVLSPTLISETAPKHLRGTCVSFYQLMITLGIFLGYCTNYGTKTYTNSVQWRLPLGLCFLWAIFMIGGMVFVPESPRYLIEKGRFEEAKRSIAKSNKLDTEDSGVLAEVDLINAGVEAEKLAGNARWGELFSPRGKILQRVIMGCVIQSLQQLTGNNYFFYYGTTIFQAVGLDDSFQTSIILGVVNFMSTFVGLYTVEKFGRRKCLLWGSAAMSVCFVVFASVGVTKLYPNGKDMPTSKSAGNAMIFFTCLFIFFFATTWAPIAYVIVSETYPLRVKNRAMAMSVGSNWIWGFLIGFFTPFITSAIGFYYGYVFMGCLVFSFFYVFFFVCETKGLTLEEVNEMYEEGVLPWKSESWVPALRRDESYDVNETHEDGKPFYKRFV, encoded by the coding sequence ATGTCTTCAAGCGCTACGCCTATGAACAATAGGTCGAACAACAACACGGACCTGGCGATTGCCGGAACTTCCACGAATTTGGACTCGCAATCTGCCACGCCGTCCAACAAAATGAGCGATGATGCTTTCGACATCAAGGGTTCTCCAGCTGCAGAGGCTCATGAGATTCCTCAAAAGCCGCTCTCAGAATACATTCTCGTCATGTGTCTTTGTCTTATGGTTGCTTTTGGTGGATTCGTCTTTGGCTGGGACACGGGTACCATCTCGGGTTTCGTTAACATGACTGACTTCAAGCGCCGTTTTGGTGATTATAATACTACCACCGAGGAATACTATTTGAGCAATGTCAGAACAGGTCTAATTGTTGCCATTTTTAACATTGGATGTGCCGTTGGCGGTCTAACTTTGGGCCGTCTTGGTGATATGCAAGGTCGCCGTTTGGGCCTAATGGCCGTCATTTTGGTTTATGTCGTTGGTATCGTTATCCAAATTTCTGCTAGCGGCAAGTGGTACCAATACTTCATTGGAAGAATTGTATCTGGTCTAGGTGTTGGTGGTATTGCCGTTTTATCGCCCACTCTCATTTCAGAGACAGCACCAAAGCATTTGAGAGGAACATGCGTATCTTTCTACCAGCTTATGATCACTTTAGGTATCTTTTTGGGTTACTGCACAAACTACGGAACTAAAACCTACACAAACTCTGTTCAATGGAGATTGCCTTTAGGCTTGTGTTTCTTGTGGGCAATTTTCATGATCGGCGGAATGGTTTTCGTGCCTGAGTCGCCTCGTTACTTGATTGAAAAGGGTagatttgaagaagccaagcGTTCCATTGCCAAGTCCAACAAGCTAGATACTGAAGACAGCGGTGTTTTGGCTGAGGTTGATCTAATTAATGCTGGTGTCGAGGCTGAGAAATTGGCTGGCAACGCCAGATGGGGCGAGCTCTTCTCGCCAAGGGGCAAGATCTTGCAAAGAGTCATTATGGGCTGTGTTATTCAGTCTCTCCAGCAACTAACGGGTAACAACTACTTTTTCTACTACGGAACCACCATCTTTCAAGCAGTGGGTCTAGATGattctttccaaacttCTATTATTCTCGGTGTTGTCAACTTCATGTCAACATTTGTTGGCCTTTACACTGTTGAGAAATTCGGTCGTCGTAAGTGTCTATTGTGGGGTTCAGCTGCTATGTCTGTTTGCTTTGTGGTCTTTGCCTCTGTAGGTGTTACCAAGCTGTATCCAAATGGTAAAGATATGCCAACTTCCAAGTCTGCAGGTAACGccatgatcttcttcacttgccttttcatcttcttctttgctaCCACCTGGGCTCCTATCGCTTATGTCATTGTGTCTGAAACTTACCCACTGCGTGTGAAGAACCGTGCTATGGCGATGTCTGTCGGTTCTAACTGGATTTGGGGTTTCTTGATTGGATTCTTTACACCATTCATTACATCCGCGATTGGCTTCTACTACGGTTATGTTTTCATGGGCTgccttgttttttctttcttctacgtcttcttctttgtttgtGAAACCAAGGGTTTGACTTTGGAAGAGGTTAATGAGATGTACGAGGAAGGTGTGCTTCCATGGAAATCCGAGAGCTGGGTGCCAGCCCTGAGAAGAGACGAATCCTACGATGTTAACGAGACCCACGAGGACGGAAAGCCATTTTACAAGAGGTTTGTGTAA